A region of Desulfolithobacter dissulfuricans DNA encodes the following proteins:
- the mobB gene encoding molybdopterin-guanine dinucleotide biosynthesis protein B yields the protein MPPIVTFIGWHDSGKTTLASQVVAHLKERGYRIAVIKHTKETGIVFDQPGTDTYTYLQAGADSITLIAPDQMVMRTENPGMDLTTLAFRFFPDVDMVIGEGFKHERQVAKIEVARGEGELLRNQVNGVIAIATDRPVTGDYIFRLDESREIAEFIEKRFLQDRDKNQEKVTLLVNGSRVVLKDFVQESLAATVAGFVSTLKATDKMGEIELRIKLD from the coding sequence ATGCCGCCCATCGTCACCTTCATCGGCTGGCACGATTCAGGCAAGACAACCCTTGCCAGCCAGGTTGTTGCCCATCTCAAGGAGCGCGGATACCGGATCGCGGTGATCAAGCATACCAAGGAAACCGGTATTGTCTTTGATCAGCCGGGAACCGACACCTATACATATCTCCAGGCCGGGGCCGATTCCATTACTCTGATCGCCCCGGACCAGATGGTCATGCGGACGGAAAATCCCGGCATGGATCTGACCACCCTGGCCTTTCGCTTCTTTCCCGATGTGGATATGGTGATCGGCGAAGGATTCAAACACGAGCGACAGGTGGCCAAGATCGAGGTGGCCCGCGGGGAGGGCGAGCTACTGCGCAACCAGGTCAACGGCGTGATCGCCATTGCCACCGACCGGCCGGTGACCGGCGACTATATTTTCCGGCTCGACGAAAGCAGGGAAATCGCGGAGTTCATTGAAAAGCGTTTTCTGCAGGACCGGGATAAAAACCAGGAGAAAGTTACCCTGCTGGTCAACGGCTCCCGGGTGGTGCTCAAGGATTTTGTCCAGGAATCCCTTGCCGCCACCGTGGCCGGTTTTGTCTCCACCCTGAAGGCCACCGACAAAATGGGCGAAATCGAACTACGGATCAAGCTCGACTGA
- a CDS encoding 7TMR-DISMED2 domain-containing protein, with protein sequence MPFGTREVQHRNFLFRISIPPGTHTWYARIETESAMFFPMILGTNNRSGRETMMPSLAWECTKVSCWSWRSLTCSSSFHSLGAAGNGPEISRA encoded by the coding sequence CTGCCTTTCGGGACCAGGGAGGTGCAACACCGCAATTTTCTGTTCCGAATATCCATTCCTCCGGGGACCCATACCTGGTATGCGCGCATCGAGACCGAAAGCGCCATGTTTTTTCCCATGATCCTGGGAACGAACAACCGTTCTGGACGAGAGACCATGATGCCCAGTTTGGCCTGGGAATGTACCAAGGTATCATGCTGGTCATGGCGCTCTCTAACCTGTTCATCTTCATTTCACTCCCTTGGGGCCGCCGGGAATGGCCCGGAGATCAGTCGAGCTTGA
- a CDS encoding formate dehydrogenase subunit gamma, whose product MRMKTYSLSIGAGLLVLVTGFVYAGSVQLLSGFGSAPSTASLHQFNQLITGDWQVYGQQFTNLQAFLFNRAFLLIITIVPTVFLLHYLTIGPKVFAHDGDQVYYFSLFTRIIHLIGAVSFSLLVITGLMIIFGKFFGGGTPVHTARLVHIASAAILAVDVPIMFAIWFVDMLPRPYDLAWFLILGGYLSKKKKPVPAGKFNAGQKIWFWLCTLGSGGMMYTGYLLYTFQGPVDQLRLMVIIHNFLGMALVAFFLTHLYMSLFAIKGSIQSMITGYKPREEVEILHSRYKI is encoded by the coding sequence ATGAGGATGAAAACATATTCTCTTTCCATTGGCGCCGGTTTACTGGTTCTGGTAACCGGCTTTGTCTATGCCGGGAGCGTGCAGCTGCTGAGCGGATTCGGTTCAGCGCCATCCACCGCCTCCCTGCATCAGTTCAACCAGCTCATTACCGGTGACTGGCAGGTCTATGGTCAGCAGTTCACCAACCTGCAGGCCTTTCTCTTCAACCGTGCCTTCCTGCTCATTATCACCATCGTGCCCACGGTTTTCCTGCTCCACTACCTCACCATCGGCCCCAAGGTCTTTGCCCACGATGGCGACCAGGTATACTACTTCAGCCTGTTCACCAGGATCATTCACCTGATCGGAGCCGTCTCCTTCTCCCTGCTGGTGATCACGGGCCTGATGATTATCTTCGGCAAGTTTTTCGGCGGCGGCACCCCGGTCCATACCGCCAGGCTGGTCCATATTGCCTCGGCCGCCATTCTGGCAGTGGATGTGCCGATCATGTTTGCCATCTGGTTTGTCGACATGCTGCCCCGCCCCTATGACCTGGCCTGGTTCCTCATTCTCGGGGGCTACCTGAGTAAAAAGAAAAAACCCGTTCCGGCCGGCAAGTTCAATGCCGGGCAAAAGATCTGGTTCTGGTTGTGCACTCTGGGCAGCGGTGGTATGATGTACACCGGTTATCTGCTCTACACCTTCCAGGGCCCGGTGGACCAACTGCGGCTCATGGTCATTATCCATAACTTTCTCGGCATGGCGCTGGTGGCCTTCTTTCTCACCCACCTCTACATGTCGCTTTTTGCCATCAAAGGCTCAATCCAGAGTATGATAACCGGCTACAAACCGCGGGAGGAAGTGGAGATACTGCACAGCCGCTACAAGATCTGA
- a CDS encoding ATP-grasp domain-containing protein: MERDRKRKGVVLSFHPTLPGDRFIWERGSLGPGELEWVREARAVLLPQTVARELYYLVRYHCPAVFPNYDLRFRWEGKVGDTMLFWSLGVPHPETRIYPRVEALEHDHPAMDYTAIQPLYPCVVKASSGGEGSHTWLVRSRDELAEVVHRLKELENEGYHGFVIQEYVGRVERDLRVVIIGDQVLSYWRINPGFYKNVARGGEIDPESDPELQAIGREQVARLCERTGINLAGFDLIFPREAISPFFWRSTIPLAARDWTAAGATRNCWRRR; the protein is encoded by the coding sequence ATGGAGCGGGACCGGAAGAGAAAAGGAGTGGTGCTCTCCTTTCATCCCACCCTTCCCGGTGATCGTTTTATCTGGGAGCGCGGCAGCCTGGGGCCCGGGGAACTCGAGTGGGTCCGGGAAGCCCGGGCGGTTCTTTTGCCGCAGACTGTGGCACGGGAGCTTTATTATCTGGTCCGCTACCACTGCCCGGCGGTTTTTCCCAACTATGACCTGCGGTTCCGGTGGGAGGGCAAGGTGGGGGATACCATGCTGTTCTGGAGCCTGGGTGTGCCCCATCCCGAGACCCGTATCTATCCCCGGGTCGAGGCCCTGGAGCATGATCATCCGGCCATGGACTACACCGCGATCCAGCCCCTCTATCCCTGCGTGGTGAAGGCCAGTTCCGGTGGGGAAGGATCCCACACCTGGCTTGTCCGCAGCCGGGACGAACTGGCTGAAGTGGTTCACCGTCTCAAGGAACTGGAAAATGAGGGATACCACGGGTTCGTGATTCAGGAGTATGTGGGCCGGGTGGAGCGGGACCTGCGGGTGGTGATCATCGGTGACCAGGTTCTGAGCTACTGGCGGATCAATCCGGGGTTTTACAAAAACGTGGCCCGGGGCGGCGAAATCGATCCGGAGAGTGATCCGGAGCTCCAGGCCATCGGCCGGGAGCAGGTGGCCCGGTTATGCGAGCGGACCGGAATCAATCTGGCCGGTTTTGATCTTATCTTTCCCCGGGAAGCGATCAGCCCCTTTTTCTGGAGATCAACTATACCTTTGGCCGCAAGGGACTGGACGGCAGCCGGGGCTACCAGGAATTGCTGGAGACGGCGGTGA
- a CDS encoding formate dehydrogenase subunit alpha translates to MARKKIFTSSTSVPGNSSSRITLNPKLARRSFLKLSAATAALTGAAMTTKLTATASAATTKKAAYPGSKKVKTICTYCSVGCGIIAEVQNGVWVRQEVAQDHPISLGGHCCKGAGAIDMVTSEKRLKSPMKKVGGKWQKISWDQAMDEISKKLLAIREKDGPDALHFNGSAKVSNEMAYLHRKFAAFWGSNNIDHQARIUHSTTVAGVANTWGYGAMTNSLNDIRHAKSMIFIGSNAAEAHPVAMQHILYAKEVNNAPLIVVDPRYTKLAAKATDFVRIRPGTDAAFMMGLINTIIENNWHDKEFIRTRVAGFPEMAAEAAHYTPEVVEEITGIPASETRRIAKLLATNRPTSLTWCMGGTQHHIGSSITRTFCILQLVLGNMGKSGGGTNIFRGHDNVQGATDMCILSHSLPAYYGLKDGSWKHWCRVWDVDYEWIVSRFKEKKWMNKKGFTLSRWFEGVIQEEKIEQYTPIKALIQWGCGVSSNSMFHKVKKAYDQLDLIVVVDPFPTMASALSDKDNMYLLPSSSQYETSGSVTSTSRQFQWRFKVVDPIYDSKDDYQIMEELVKRLGFADKFYKNIKQVPEDITRELGRGSLTIGYNGPTPERIKKHTENWHTFDIDTLQANGGPCNGEYYGLPWPCWTEEHPGTPILYDISKPVAKGGLPFRNRFGLEHTYSMSGRTENQLAAKGVANPGSEVMGGYPEFKDIVPGTNWKTDLSQKTIKEAIRRGMAPFGNARARCVVWTFPDQVPVHREPLHSPRPDLIPKYPTYEDKPNHYRVFTRYKSEQKPGMSKDFPLVLTTGRMVEHMGAGAETRSNKYLAELAPDMYAEINPKTANDLGIRNGEMIWIESPEGGRVKVMAKVTQRVDEATIFMPFHFGGMLMGDSLLDKYPKGHEPYVIGESANTVTNYGYDIITQIQATKDGLCRVKRA, encoded by the coding sequence ATGGCCAGAAAAAAAATCTTTACCAGTTCCACCTCGGTTCCGGGGAACAGTTCTTCCCGGATCACGCTCAACCCGAAACTTGCCCGCCGTTCGTTTCTCAAGCTCTCGGCGGCCACAGCGGCCCTCACCGGCGCGGCAATGACCACAAAACTGACCGCGACAGCCTCGGCGGCCACAACAAAAAAAGCAGCCTACCCGGGTTCCAAGAAGGTCAAAACCATCTGTACCTACTGCTCGGTTGGCTGCGGCATCATCGCCGAAGTCCAGAACGGGGTCTGGGTCCGCCAGGAAGTGGCCCAGGATCATCCCATCTCCCTGGGCGGGCACTGCTGCAAAGGTGCCGGCGCCATCGACATGGTCACCAGTGAAAAACGGCTCAAGAGCCCGATGAAAAAGGTCGGTGGCAAATGGCAGAAGATCTCCTGGGATCAGGCCATGGACGAGATAAGCAAAAAGCTGCTCGCCATCCGGGAAAAGGACGGTCCCGACGCGCTGCACTTCAACGGTTCGGCCAAGGTCTCCAACGAGATGGCCTACCTGCACAGGAAATTCGCCGCCTTCTGGGGGTCCAATAACATTGACCACCAGGCCCGTATCTGACACTCCACAACGGTGGCAGGTGTCGCCAACACTTGGGGTTACGGGGCAATGACCAACAGCCTGAACGATATCAGGCATGCCAAATCCATGATCTTTATCGGGTCCAACGCGGCCGAGGCCCATCCGGTGGCCATGCAGCACATCCTGTATGCCAAGGAGGTCAACAACGCGCCGCTGATCGTCGTCGACCCGCGCTATACCAAGCTTGCCGCCAAGGCAACCGATTTTGTCCGCATCCGTCCGGGTACGGACGCGGCCTTCATGATGGGGCTCATCAACACCATCATCGAGAACAACTGGCACGACAAGGAATTCATCAGGACCCGGGTAGCCGGCTTCCCGGAAATGGCCGCTGAAGCCGCCCATTACACACCCGAGGTCGTTGAGGAAATCACCGGTATTCCCGCATCGGAGACCAGGCGCATCGCCAAGCTGCTGGCAACCAACCGGCCCACCAGCCTTACCTGGTGTATGGGTGGAACCCAGCATCATATCGGCTCCTCCATAACCAGGACCTTCTGCATCCTGCAGCTGGTTCTCGGCAACATGGGCAAGTCCGGCGGCGGAACCAATATCTTCCGCGGCCACGACAATGTCCAGGGTGCCACCGACATGTGCATTCTCTCCCATTCCCTGCCGGCCTATTACGGCCTCAAGGACGGTTCATGGAAGCACTGGTGTCGGGTCTGGGACGTGGACTATGAGTGGATCGTGTCCCGGTTCAAGGAAAAGAAATGGATGAACAAAAAAGGATTCACCCTGTCGCGCTGGTTCGAGGGTGTCATCCAGGAAGAGAAGATTGAACAGTACACGCCCATCAAGGCCCTCATCCAGTGGGGTTGCGGTGTGAGTTCCAACTCCATGTTCCACAAGGTCAAGAAAGCCTATGACCAGCTCGATCTCATCGTGGTGGTGGATCCCTTCCCCACCATGGCCTCGGCGCTGAGCGACAAGGACAACATGTATCTCTTGCCCAGTTCCAGCCAGTACGAAACTTCGGGCTCGGTAACCTCGACCTCGCGTCAATTCCAGTGGCGTTTCAAGGTGGTTGACCCGATCTACGATTCCAAGGATGATTACCAGATCATGGAAGAGCTGGTGAAGCGCCTCGGGTTTGCCGACAAGTTCTACAAGAACATCAAACAGGTACCCGAAGATATCACCCGCGAGCTGGGCCGGGGCTCTCTGACCATCGGGTACAACGGTCCCACACCCGAGCGGATCAAGAAGCATACCGAAAACTGGCATACCTTTGATATCGACACCCTGCAGGCCAACGGTGGCCCGTGCAACGGGGAATACTACGGCCTGCCCTGGCCCTGCTGGACCGAGGAACATCCGGGTACCCCGATCCTCTACGATATCTCCAAGCCGGTTGCCAAGGGTGGCCTGCCGTTCCGTAACCGGTTCGGCCTGGAACACACCTACTCCATGAGTGGCCGGACAGAAAACCAGCTGGCCGCCAAGGGTGTGGCCAACCCGGGCAGTGAGGTCATGGGTGGCTATCCGGAGTTCAAGGATATCGTTCCAGGAACCAACTGGAAGACCGACCTGTCCCAGAAAACCATCAAGGAAGCGATCAGGCGTGGCATGGCCCCCTTTGGTAATGCCCGGGCCCGCTGTGTGGTCTGGACCTTCCCTGACCAGGTACCCGTCCACCGTGAACCGCTGCACTCGCCGCGGCCGGATCTGATTCCCAAGTATCCGACCTACGAGGACAAGCCAAACCATTACCGGGTCTTCACCAGGTACAAGAGCGAGCAGAAACCCGGAATGTCCAAGGACTTCCCGCTGGTACTCACCACCGGGCGGATGGTCGAGCACATGGGAGCCGGAGCGGAAACACGCAGCAACAAGTACCTGGCCGAGCTGGCCCCGGATATGTATGCGGAGATCAATCCGAAAACCGCCAACGATCTGGGGATCCGCAACGGTGAGATGATCTGGATCGAATCGCCGGAAGGTGGCAGGGTAAAGGTCATGGCCAAGGTTACCCAGCGGGTGGACGAGGCCACGATCTTCATGCCCTTCCATTTTGGCGGCATGCTCATGGGTGATTCCCTGCTGGATAAATATCCCAAGGGACATGAGCCTTATGTTATCGGCGAATCGGCCAACACGGTCACCAACTACGGCTATGATATCATCACCCAGATTCAGGCGACCAAAGATGGACTCTGCCGGGTCAAACGTGCATAA
- a CDS encoding TorD/DmsD family molecular chaperone, translating to MTDVTDRELGRIRLRFLDLIKSFFIDEPDAERMSRWRGIVSALAGDVINPAFDQAVRRLGELLEEKTLKEIQDEYYHLFIDPTSEDQINTVMSYYVDGRSFGPSLVDYRDFLQRAGIVKDESVKEPEDSLVLMLDALATLIEEQTKKERDTALYQATLLHRFLDPLCQGFTGALQATGQAPFYTACGDFLRGYLILEKGLLDKGETPAENREER from the coding sequence ATGACAGACGTAACCGACAGGGAACTGGGGCGGATCCGGCTGCGGTTCCTGGATCTGATCAAATCTTTTTTCATTGATGAACCGGATGCCGAACGTATGAGCCGCTGGCGGGGCATCGTCTCGGCCCTGGCCGGCGATGTGATCAATCCGGCTTTTGACCAGGCGGTCCGGAGGCTGGGGGAACTGCTCGAAGAGAAGACCCTCAAGGAGATCCAGGATGAGTACTATCATCTGTTCATCGATCCAACCAGTGAAGACCAGATCAATACAGTGATGTCCTACTACGTGGACGGGCGCAGCTTTGGTCCCAGCCTGGTGGATTACCGTGATTTCCTTCAACGCGCCGGTATTGTCAAGGACGAGTCGGTCAAGGAGCCGGAAGATTCCCTGGTCCTCATGCTCGATGCCCTGGCTACCCTTATAGAGGAACAGACAAAAAAAGAACGCGATACCGCTTTGTACCAGGCCACCCTGCTGCACCGCTTCCTCGATCCCCTGTGCCAGGGCTTTACCGGGGCGCTGCAGGCAACCGGCCAGGCTCCGTTCTATACGGCCTGCGGCGATTTTCTCAGGGGATACCTGATCCTGGAGAAAGGGCTCCTGGACAAGGGCGAAACCCCGGCTGAAAACCGGGAGGAGAGATAG
- a CDS encoding 4Fe-4S binding protein, translating into MKQYSAYLLKYGKGADPVFSTVPAPQYPGTPFTCPGNKERDILLAGGFPAIHPDSPFPLSPTLQVNGDLGKYSQAEMTTRARAELTRQSSQSFRSYTLDPDPRVAVLAPEASKLRDFVDRYGGVLEIEPLLTRGSDPDFVTVDDLELRSIGRENHLSFRVRNPIDPQKCTYCGECGPVCPEHCLSERLFLDLDRCSFCGQCVTVCPQAAIDLHGVEQRELRVPAVLLLEGTGISRPEKAATIFTEQELDRLFASIYAAQVEEVVGFDRSICQYSAKHDGGCDACMAACGHGAISRQEDTIHIDHLLCVECGDCLAACPTGALQYQRFPDREFVEYFGSIELQPGTTVVIGPEQDLHSFWWHNRNRRWEGVFFLEYPLVEALTAMHFLYLMARGAGRILLLGPGTGPVRSLADQIELTNHVAAQLPESPVFIQCTSPAELPARLDLPAPARCSLYRNPGFINRRHKLTDLLYFLVTEHGLDTILEGPPFARFGRIACDQDRCTHCLACLGECHIEALSADSGSFTLNHLPALCVQCNACVQVCPEKALSASPGLGLKPDFFQPEELTRAEPLTCSLCGKVFGTRKSFMKVMAVLRSRDLLEDNNLLEYCEDCRVIKLYEQGNQ; encoded by the coding sequence ATGAAACAGTATTCAGCATACCTGCTGAAGTATGGCAAGGGAGCAGATCCGGTTTTTTCCACGGTTCCCGCGCCGCAATATCCAGGCACCCCCTTTACCTGTCCCGGCAACAAAGAGCGCGACATTCTCCTGGCCGGCGGCTTTCCCGCAATCCATCCCGATTCTCCCTTTCCCCTGTCGCCGACCCTGCAGGTCAACGGTGACCTGGGAAAATACAGCCAGGCCGAGATGACCACCCGGGCCCGGGCCGAACTGACCCGCCAAAGCAGCCAGTCCTTCCGCTCCTATACCCTGGACCCGGATCCCAGGGTGGCGGTTCTCGCACCTGAAGCCTCGAAACTGCGCGACTTTGTTGATCGATACGGCGGGGTCCTGGAGATCGAGCCCCTGCTGACCCGGGGCAGCGATCCGGATTTTGTCACGGTGGACGACCTGGAGCTGCGTAGCATCGGCCGGGAGAATCACCTCTCCTTCCGGGTTAGAAACCCGATCGATCCACAGAAATGCACCTACTGCGGAGAATGCGGTCCCGTCTGCCCGGAGCATTGCCTCTCCGAACGTCTCTTTCTGGATCTTGATCGCTGCTCGTTCTGCGGGCAATGCGTCACCGTCTGTCCCCAGGCGGCCATCGATCTCCACGGGGTAGAACAGAGAGAACTTAGGGTACCGGCGGTTCTCCTCCTTGAAGGCACCGGGATCTCCCGGCCTGAAAAGGCCGCCACTATCTTCACCGAACAGGAGCTGGACCGGCTCTTTGCCTCTATCTATGCCGCCCAGGTGGAGGAAGTGGTTGGTTTCGATCGGTCGATCTGCCAGTACAGCGCGAAACATGACGGCGGCTGTGACGCCTGCATGGCGGCCTGCGGCCACGGCGCCATCTCCAGGCAAGAAGACACCATTCATATCGACCATCTCCTCTGCGTGGAATGCGGCGATTGCCTGGCGGCCTGCCCCACCGGCGCCCTGCAGTACCAGCGGTTTCCCGACCGGGAGTTCGTGGAGTACTTCGGCTCCATCGAACTGCAGCCCGGTACCACGGTTGTCATCGGTCCCGAACAGGACCTGCACAGCTTCTGGTGGCACAACCGAAACCGCCGATGGGAAGGAGTTTTTTTCCTGGAATACCCGCTGGTTGAGGCGCTCACCGCCATGCATTTTCTCTATCTCATGGCCCGCGGTGCCGGCCGGATCCTGCTCCTTGGACCCGGGACAGGTCCCGTCAGGTCCCTGGCGGACCAGATCGAGCTCACCAACCATGTAGCCGCCCAGTTGCCGGAGAGTCCTGTTTTCATCCAATGCACCTCGCCCGCTGAACTGCCGGCCCGACTGGACCTGCCGGCTCCGGCCCGCTGCAGCCTGTACAGGAACCCTGGTTTCATCAACCGTCGACATAAGCTGACCGACCTGCTGTACTTCCTGGTTACGGAACACGGGCTGGACACCATCCTTGAGGGACCTCCCTTCGCCCGCTTCGGCCGGATTGCCTGCGACCAGGACCGGTGCACCCATTGCCTGGCCTGCCTGGGCGAGTGCCATATCGAGGCCCTGAGTGCTGACAGCGGCAGCTTTACCCTCAATCATCTTCCAGCCCTCTGTGTCCAGTGCAACGCTTGCGTGCAGGTCTGTCCGGAAAAAGCGCTTTCCGCATCACCCGGGCTGGGCCTGAAACCTGACTTTTTCCAGCCCGAAGAACTGACCAGGGCTGAACCACTCACCTGCAGCCTTTGCGGCAAGGTCTTCGGCACCCGGAAAAGCTTTATGAAGGTCATGGCTGTGCTCCGATCCCGGGACCTGCTGGAAGACAACAACCTGCTGGAATACTGTGAAGACTGCCGAGTGATAAAACTCTACGAACAGGGAAATCAATGA
- the fdh3B gene encoding formate dehydrogenase FDH3 subunit beta, producing MARMKFLCDVERCIDCNGCVIACKEGNQVPVGVNRRRVVSINEGKPGERSISVSCMHCADAPCIAVCPVDAIYQRDDGIVLVNKKTCIGCGYCFMACPFGAPQFPSGQVFGARGAMDKCTFCAGGPEETFSREERKLYGQNRIAEGKVPLCAAMCATKALMAGDADVVADVFRERVVKRGSGAKAWGWDKAYKEK from the coding sequence ATGGCACGAATGAAATTTCTATGCGATGTGGAACGCTGCATCGACTGTAACGGCTGCGTGATTGCCTGCAAGGAAGGCAATCAGGTCCCGGTGGGTGTCAACCGCCGCCGGGTCGTCTCGATCAATGAAGGCAAACCCGGAGAAAGGTCCATCTCGGTCTCGTGCATGCACTGCGCCGATGCTCCCTGCATCGCCGTCTGTCCGGTGGATGCCATCTACCAGCGGGACGATGGTATCGTCCTGGTGAACAAGAAGACCTGCATCGGCTGTGGCTACTGTTTCATGGCCTGCCCCTTTGGAGCGCCGCAGTTTCCCAGTGGCCAGGTCTTCGGGGCCCGGGGCGCCATGGACAAATGCACGTTCTGCGCCGGCGGCCCGGAGGAAACCTTCAGCCGCGAGGAGCGCAAGCTCTATGGCCAGAACCGGATTGCCGAGGGCAAGGTCCCTCTCTGCGCTGCCATGTGCGCCACCAAGGCGCTGATGGCCGGTGACGCCGATGTGGTGGCCGATGTCTTCCGGGAACGGGTGGTCAAGCGTGGCTCCGGGGCCAAAGCCTGGGGCTGGGACAAGGCGTACAAGGAAAAATAA
- a CDS encoding response regulator transcription factor, with translation MKTKVLIVDDHPIFRMGMRELLNQEDDFVVCGLAADMEEARRALAEQEVDMAIIDITLADDNGLELIREIRSSGRDIAILVLSMHDETVWAERALRAGARGYIMKKEASESVICALRNIRKGQIHVSPGMVSVLLDRMHQGSRDQGTSTVDLLTDRELEVFRLIGSGLSTREIALQMNLGIKTIGTYRDRIKQKLGLKNGTELTRRAVLWAEQESLGPNDSTL, from the coding sequence GTGAAAACAAAGGTTCTCATTGTCGATGACCATCCCATTTTCCGCATGGGCATGCGCGAGCTGCTCAACCAGGAAGACGATTTCGTGGTCTGCGGACTGGCGGCGGACATGGAAGAGGCCCGCAGGGCGCTGGCCGAGCAGGAAGTGGACATGGCCATCATCGACATCACCCTGGCCGATGACAACGGCCTGGAGCTGATCAGGGAGATCCGCAGCTCCGGCCGCGACATAGCGATTCTGGTCCTGTCCATGCACGACGAAACGGTCTGGGCGGAGAGGGCCCTCCGGGCCGGCGCCCGCGGCTATATCATGAAAAAGGAGGCCTCCGAATCGGTTATCTGCGCCCTGCGCAATATCCGCAAGGGCCAGATCCATGTCAGTCCCGGTATGGTCTCTGTTCTGCTGGACAGGATGCACCAGGGTTCCAGGGACCAGGGAACGTCCACGGTGGACCTGCTCACCGACCGGGAACTGGAGGTATTCCGCCTCATCGGCAGCGGTCTCTCCACCAGGGAGATCGCCCTGCAGATGAACCTGGGCATCAAGACCATCGGTACCTATCGAGATCGCATTAAGCAAAAACTGGGCCTGAAAAACGGTACCGAGCTGACCCGCCGTGCCGTCCTATGGGCCGAGCAGGAATCGCTCGGCCCCAACGATTCCACCCTGTAG